GGGACGCGGCCGACCCGGGTGGCACCTGGAGTGCTCGGCGATGGTGACGACGTACCTCGGTCCCGAGTTCGACATCCACGGCGGCGGCACCGACATCGTCTTCCCGCACCACGAGAACGAGGTCGCGCAGTCGCACGGCGCGGGAGACGCGTTCGCGCGCTTCTGGCTGCACAACGGCATGCTCAACCTCGGCTCGCGGAAGATGAGCAAGTCGCTCGGCAACACCCTGCTCATCACCGAGCTGGCCAAGAGGTGGCGCCCGGCCGAGCTGCGCTACTACCTCGTCGCGCCGCACTACCGCTCGTCGGTCGAGTACGCGGAGGAGCTGCTCGACGAGTCGGCCGCCGCGTACCGGCGCATCGAGGGGTATCTCGTCCGCGCGGTCGAGCTGGTGGGCGACGTCGAGCCGGCGGCCGAGGTGCCGCAGGGGTTCCGCGAGGCGATGGACGACGACCTTGGCACGCCGCAGGCGATGGCCACGGTGCACAACGCGGTCCGCGACGGCAACGCCGCACTCGCGGCGGGCGACAAGGACACCACGGTGCGGTTGGTCGGCGAGCTGCGCGCGATGCTCGGCGTGCTCGGGCTCGACCCGTTCGCGAGCCCCTGGGTCGACCAGGGCGGCGACGACTCGCGGCTGCGCGAGGCACTCGGTCGCCTCGTCGAGGTCACGCTCGACCAGCGTCAGCAGGCCAGGGCACGCAAGGACTTCGCGACGGCCGACGCGCTGCGTGACGGCCTCGCGTCCGCGGGCGTCGTGGTCGAGGACACCCCGAACGGACCCCGCTGGTCCCTCGGAGACGGCTGAACCCATGGCGTCTCCCAGGGGACGCCCGTCGCGGTCGTCACCCCGCGGGAGCGACGGCGGCGGCGACGTCGTCGCCGGCCGTAACCCGGTGGTCGAGGCGCTGCGATCGGCCGTCCCCGCGAAGGCGTTGTACGTCACCGACGACGGCGACGTGCGGGTCGCCGAGGCGGTACGACTGGCGCGCGGAGCGGGCGTCGACGTCCGCCAGGTGTCCCGTCCCGAGCTCGACCGCCGCGCCGACGGCGTCCCGCACCAGGGCGTGCTCCTCGCCGTGCGGCCCTACGCGTACGCCGATCCAGGCGACCTGCTCCGCCGTGCCGGGGACGCCACAGCACTCGTCGTCGCGCTCGACGGCGTGACCGACCCGCACAACCTCGGAGCGATCGTGCGGTCGGCGGCGGCGTTCGGCGCGCACGGTGTGGTCGTGCCGGAACGCCGCGCCGCGGGCGTGACACCCGCGGTGTGGAAGGCGTCTGCGGGCACCGTCGCGAACCTGCCGGTCGCCCGCACGGTCAACCTGGTCAGGCAGCTGAGGGCGTACCAGCGCGACGGGCTGTTCGTGGTCGGGCTCGCCGGCGAGGCACGCACCGCACTCGCCGACTCGCGCCTCCTCGACGGGCCGCTGGTCCTCGTCGTCGGCGCCGAGGGTGCCGGCCTCTCGCGGCTGGTCCGCGAGGCCTGCGACGAGCTCGTCCACGTGCCCATCGCGCCCGCCGCCGAGTCGCTCAACGCGAGCGTCGCCGCCGGCGTCGCGCTGTACGAGATCGCCCGCGCCCGCTAGCCAGCACCGGCCGCCCTTGTCCCGTTGATCACGTCAACGTGATCAACAACGACTTCACCTCGTGCCGGGACGAGGTGAAGTCCACGTTCGCGAGGTGAGGCTCGGTGCGGCCTAGCCCGCCGCGCCGAGGACGGCCTTCTCGTCGGGCTTGTGCACGAGAACGTCGCGCACGTACGACGCGACGGCCGCCTCCAGGCCGACGTTGTGGCCCTGCTCCTCCGAGAGGTACCACCGGTGCTCGAGCGCCTCGTGGAACACCTCGGCCGGCTCGAGCTTGCCGCGCAGGTCGCGGGGGACGGCCTCGACCGTGGGAACGAAGCTCTCGATGAGCCAGCGGTGCGCCACGACGAGCGGCGACGGTGCGTCGCCGTCGGGGTACTTGGCGGCCCGGAACGCACGGATGTCGCTCATCAGCCGCCGTGCCTGGCGCTCCTGAACCGCGAGCCCGGTGAGCTCGTGCAACCGGCGCGCGTGCAGGCCAGGCTGGACGACCTCGGTGCGCACGACGAGGCGGCGTCCGGTGTCGTCGGTGCTGACCTGCAGCTCGGCCACGTCGTAGCCGAGGTCGTTGAGCCGGCGGACGCGCGAGTCGATCAGGTGTCGCTCGTCGGCGTCGAGCACCTCGACGCGGGTGAGCTCGCTCCACAGCTCGCTGTAGAGCCGTTCGAGCTCGGTCGCCGTGTCCAGCGGGTCGAGGCGCTCGTCGAGGAGCCCGGCCGCCTCGAGGTCGAGCAGGTCGCCGCTGATGTTCTCGGTCGCGATGGTGAGGTCGTTGCCGCGCATGCCGTCGCCGAGGTTGCCCTTCAGCTCCCCGGTCTCGGCGTCGACGAGGTAGGCGGCGAGCGCTCCCGCGTCGCGGCGGAACAGGGTGTTGGACAGCGAGCAGTCGGCCCAGTAGAAGCCGGTGAGGTGCAGCCGGACGAGCAGCTCGGCGAGCGCCTCGAGCAGGTTCTGTGCCGCGCTCGGGCGCAGGACCTGGGAGAACAGCGCGCGGTACGGCAACGAGAAGGTCAGGTGCCGGGTCACCAGCGCCGCGTCGAGCGGCTTCCCGTCGTCGTCGGTGCGGTCGGTGACGACGGCCACCGCCTCGACCGCGGGGATATCACGCCCGGCGAGGGCGCGGAGCAGCCGGAACTCGCGCTCCGCGGCGTGCTGCGAGGTCTCCTTGACGGCATAGACGACGCCGGCGTTGCGCACGAACCGGACGATGTGCCTGGACAGCCCACGGGGGTACGCGACGAGGTGGTCGGCGGGCCACTCCTCGAGCGGCACCGACCACGGGAGGTCGAGCAACGCCGGGTCGGAAGGCCCAGCCGTCAGGTGCAGTCTCACGTCTGTCCAACGCCCCCGGCCGAGAGGGGCATTCCATCCGGGGAGAACCCGGTGGCCGATCAGCCGCGGTCGGCAGGTGGTCGGCTGGACCGCAGCGGGAGGCGGGGCGGCGTGATCGGGGCCGCCGGCGGGTCGGCGTCGGCGGCGGCGTCCTCCTGCGCCCGACCGGGGGAGGACAGCGGCAACCGCCCCGGCTGCGGGGTGCGTTCCCAGGACGGACCCGCGCCCTCGAGCAGGCCGGGCATGCCCTGGGCGAGCACTACGAACAGGCTGCGGCGCACGTCATCGTGGCTGGGACGACGCTTCGGGTCCTTGGAGAGCATCCGGTGGAACAGCGGCGCCAGCGGACCGGCCAGCCGCGGGACGGTCGGCGGCTCCTCGATGACGGCGCGGACGGCGTCGCGCCAGTCGGCGCGGTCGAACGGGCCCCTGGCCTCGGCGGCGAAGAACAGGGTCGCGCCGAGGCTGAACACGTCGCTCGCCGACGTGACGCTGCGCTGCTCGGCCTGCTCAGGCGACATGTAGCCGGGGGTGCCCCCGGCGACGCCCGACCGCGCCCGACCGGTGCGGTCGACGAGCATGGCGACGCCGAAGTCGGCGAGGCACGTACGCCCGTCGCCGGTCACCATGACGTTCGACGGCTTGAGGTCGCGGTGGACGATGCCGTTGGCGTGCGCGGCCTCCAGCGTGTCGACGAGCTGGATGCCCAGCGCCGCCACGAACTCCGGCGGCAGGTTGCCGACGGCGGCGACGCGTTCGGTCAGGGTCGGCGCCCTGATGAACTCCATGACGATCAGCACCTGCTCGGCGTCGGTGACGACGTCGTAGATCGGGACCGCTCCGGGGTGCTGCACGCGTGCCGCCGTCCGCGCCTCGCGCATCACGCGGCGCCGCTCCTCGAGGCCGAGGTGCGGCGGCATCATCAGTTCCTTCACCGCGACCTCGCGCTGCAGAGCAGGGTCGTACGCGCGCCACACGCTCGCCGCGCCGCCCCGTCCGATCAGCGACATGATCTCGTAGCGGCCGGCGATGACCCGCCCCTCGGTCAGATCCGGCATGTCCGCACCGTACCGGGCCGGGTCCGACAGCTACGGGCCCGCGCCTATGAGCGGGTGTTGACATCTGAAATATCACATGTCAGAGTCGCCTTCATTGGATGCACCCGAGGAGGGCTCATGCCTCGACGTCGAGGTCTCTCATGGTTCGTCGGTCTGACCCTGGTCGCCACGCTGCTGGCGACCACGGCCTGCGCGGGCGAGGACAGCGGGCTGAAGAAGCTCGAGGTGTACTACTCGGCCGCCCAGCCGAACCTCTCCGACATCCAGCTCTACGTCGCGCAGGACAAGGGCCTGTTCGAGAAGCACGGCCTCGACGTCGAGATCAAGACGACCGACGGTGACGCGCCGACCTTCCAGGCGCTGGTGGCCGGACGTGCCGACGTCGCGTTCGTCGACTCGGGCCAGCTCTACACCGGCGTCGCCGAGGGCGCGCCGTTGCAGATCATCCTCGACCCCACGCCGACGAACCTCTACTACCTGCTCGCCGACCCGAAGATCAAGACGTGGCAGGACCTCGCGCACGCGCGGATCGGCATCTCGGCGCCCGGCACCCTGAGTGAGCGCATCGTCGAGATGGCGATGGCGAAGGAGAACGTCCCGACCAAGGACGTCACCTGGCTGGCGGTCGGCGGGTCGAGTGGCCGGCTGAAGGCGTTGCAGAGCAACCGCATCGACGCGGGGATCGGATTCTCCGCGCACGTGATCGCCTCGCAGAAGGCCGGCGACAAGGTGTTCTCGAACCTTGCCGAGGAGCTGCCGCAGCTGCAGGGCTACATGTGGGGTGCGCAGCAGCGGACCGTCGAGGAC
Above is a genomic segment from Streptosporangiales bacterium containing:
- a CDS encoding cysteine--tRNA ligase — its product is MSLRLYDTGTRSVRGFEPLNPPTVTMYLCGDTVYAPPHIGHARSKVVFDVLARWLAFSGHEVVFARNITDIDDKIIMRAAEEQVPWWQVSQRNIHDMRRAYDLLGLAPPTVEPLATAHIPQMIELIQRLVDKGHAYASGGDVYFDVQSLPEYGSLSGQRPDQMVETERTDPERSKRNPLDFALWKSERPGEPAWDTPWGRGRPGWHLECSAMVTTYLGPEFDIHGGGTDIVFPHHENEVAQSHGAGDAFARFWLHNGMLNLGSRKMSKSLGNTLLITELAKRWRPAELRYYLVAPHYRSSVEYAEELLDESAAAYRRIEGYLVRAVELVGDVEPAAEVPQGFREAMDDDLGTPQAMATVHNAVRDGNAALAAGDKDTTVRLVGELRAMLGVLGLDPFASPWVDQGGDDSRLREALGRLVEVTLDQRQQARARKDFATADALRDGLASAGVVVEDTPNGPRWSLGDG
- the rlmB gene encoding 23S rRNA (guanosine(2251)-2'-O)-methyltransferase RlmB; the encoded protein is MASPRGRPSRSSPRGSDGGGDVVAGRNPVVEALRSAVPAKALYVTDDGDVRVAEAVRLARGAGVDVRQVSRPELDRRADGVPHQGVLLAVRPYAYADPGDLLRRAGDATALVVALDGVTDPHNLGAIVRSAAAFGAHGVVVPERRAAGVTPAVWKASAGTVANLPVARTVNLVRQLRAYQRDGLFVVGLAGEARTALADSRLLDGPLVLVVGAEGAGLSRLVREACDELVHVPIAPAAESLNASVAAGVALYEIARAR
- a CDS encoding DUF4032 domain-containing protein; the encoded protein is MHLTAGPSDPALLDLPWSVPLEEWPADHLVAYPRGLSRHIVRFVRNAGVVYAVKETSQHAAEREFRLLRALAGRDIPAVEAVAVVTDRTDDDGKPLDAALVTRHLTFSLPYRALFSQVLRPSAAQNLLEALAELLVRLHLTGFYWADCSLSNTLFRRDAGALAAYLVDAETGELKGNLGDGMRGNDLTIATENISGDLLDLEAAGLLDERLDPLDTATELERLYSELWSELTRVEVLDADERHLIDSRVRRLNDLGYDVAELQVSTDDTGRRLVVRTEVVQPGLHARRLHELTGLAVQERQARRLMSDIRAFRAAKYPDGDAPSPLVVAHRWLIESFVPTVEAVPRDLRGKLEPAEVFHEALEHRWYLSEEQGHNVGLEAAVASYVRDVLVHKPDEKAVLGAAG
- a CDS encoding protein kinase is translated as MPDLTEGRVIAGRYEIMSLIGRGGAASVWRAYDPALQREVAVKELMMPPHLGLEERRRVMREARTAARVQHPGAVPIYDVVTDAEQVLIVMEFIRAPTLTERVAAVGNLPPEFVAALGIQLVDTLEAAHANGIVHRDLKPSNVMVTGDGRTCLADFGVAMLVDRTGRARSGVAGGTPGYMSPEQAEQRSVTSASDVFSLGATLFFAAEARGPFDRADWRDAVRAVIEEPPTVPRLAGPLAPLFHRMLSKDPKRRPSHDDVRRSLFVVLAQGMPGLLEGAGPSWERTPQPGRLPLSSPGRAQEDAAADADPPAAPITPPRLPLRSSRPPADRG
- a CDS encoding PhnD/SsuA/transferrin family substrate-binding protein, translated to MPRRRGLSWFVGLTLVATLLATTACAGEDSGLKKLEVYYSAAQPNLSDIQLYVAQDKGLFEKHGLDVEIKTTDGDAPTFQALVAGRADVAFVDSGQLYTGVAEGAPLQIILDPTPTNLYYLLADPKIKTWQDLAHARIGISAPGTLSERIVEMAMAKENVPTKDVTWLAVGGSSGRLKALQSNRIDAGIGFSAHVIASQKAGDKVFSNLAEELPQLQGYMWGAQQRTVEDKREELVAFDAAMIEATRMVVDDKDVAISTYVKHNSGTNEADATKEYSMLKGAWHPDGGMTKGPFAYTTRALVESGAVKKAPSFDQVMATDIRDEALK